Proteins from one Amycolatopsis endophytica genomic window:
- a CDS encoding AMP-binding protein, whose protein sequence is MVHPSSPELTFPDLIIEALDRFPERDAFVLGERRVSYAESASLISRIGQVLAARGIGHGSAVGALSPNIPEVWLAQAATYLLGGTYTGLHPLGSVDDHSIACLDAGIEVLLVHPKFADTAAAIAQRCPGIKHLLTFGPTELAPDLLALGAELSPRPLPRGPAREEDTAWLQYTGGTTGRPKGVLVPHRALVAMSRILTASWGLPERPRFLLSAPITHAGSLPILPTLCRGGTVVLHQSFDPEAWLATVAEERINYAFTVPTMVYSLLDHGGIDRHDTSSLETVLYGSAPMTPERIAEAWHAFGPVMQQGYGQTECLGMCTSLRKDEHDPAHRPELLATCGRPATETRLAILGEDGEPVPRGEIGELCLRSPAVMTGYHNQPEQTEIALQDGWLHTGDLAVRDEEGYYSIVDRKKDMIISGGFNVYPREIEDVIATVPGVSSSAVIGLPDDKWGEAVTAFVVPRRGQPVDPEGLLATVRERKGPHQVPKAVHIVDELPLTAAGKIDKKVLQARYQAS, encoded by the coding sequence GTGGTTCACCCCTCTTCCCCCGAATTGACCTTCCCCGATCTGATCATCGAGGCGCTGGACCGGTTCCCCGAGCGCGACGCGTTCGTCCTCGGCGAGCGGCGAGTCAGCTATGCCGAGTCCGCCTCCCTGATCAGCCGGATCGGACAGGTGCTGGCCGCACGGGGTATCGGGCACGGCAGTGCGGTCGGCGCGCTCAGCCCGAACATTCCCGAGGTCTGGCTCGCCCAGGCGGCCACCTACCTGCTTGGCGGCACCTACACCGGCCTGCACCCACTCGGTTCCGTCGACGACCACAGCATCGCCTGCCTCGACGCCGGCATCGAGGTCCTCCTCGTCCACCCGAAGTTCGCGGACACGGCGGCCGCGATCGCGCAGCGCTGTCCCGGCATCAAGCACCTGCTCACCTTCGGTCCCACGGAGCTCGCGCCGGATCTGCTCGCACTCGGCGCCGAACTCTCCCCGCGACCACTCCCCCGCGGGCCCGCGAGGGAAGAGGACACCGCCTGGCTGCAGTACACCGGGGGAACCACGGGACGCCCCAAGGGAGTCCTCGTTCCGCACCGCGCTCTGGTGGCGATGTCCCGGATTCTGACCGCTTCGTGGGGACTGCCGGAACGCCCGCGGTTCCTGCTCTCGGCACCGATCACGCATGCGGGATCGTTGCCGATCCTGCCGACGTTGTGTCGTGGCGGTACGGTGGTACTTCACCAGTCGTTCGACCCTGAAGCCTGGCTCGCAACCGTTGCCGAGGAACGGATCAACTACGCGTTCACGGTGCCTACCATGGTCTACTCGCTGCTGGACCACGGCGGGATCGACCGGCACGACACCTCGTCGCTGGAAACCGTGCTCTACGGCTCGGCACCGATGACCCCGGAACGCATCGCCGAAGCCTGGCACGCGTTCGGACCGGTGATGCAGCAGGGATACGGCCAGACCGAATGTCTCGGCATGTGCACCAGCCTGCGCAAGGACGAGCACGACCCGGCGCACCGGCCGGAACTGCTGGCGACCTGCGGACGTCCCGCCACGGAAACACGGCTCGCGATCCTCGGCGAGGACGGGGAACCGGTGCCGCGCGGCGAGATCGGCGAGCTGTGCCTGCGCTCGCCCGCGGTCATGACCGGTTACCACAACCAGCCCGAGCAGACCGAAATCGCACTGCAGGACGGCTGGTTGCACACCGGCGATCTCGCGGTGCGCGACGAAGAAGGCTACTACTCCATTGTGGACCGGAAGAAGGACATGATCATATCCGGCGGGTTCAACGTCTACCCGCGGGAGATCGAGGACGTCATCGCCACTGTTCCCGGCGTCTCCTCCAGCGCGGTGATCGGCCTGCCCGACGACAAGTGGGGCGAGGCGGTGACGGCCTTCGTGGTCCCGCGCCGCGGGCAGCCGGTGGACCCGGAAGGGCTGCTGGCGACGGTCCGGGAGAGGAAGGGCCCCCACCAGGTCCCCAAGGCGGTGCACATCGTGGACGAACTCCCGCTGACCGCCGCCGGGAAGATCGACAAGAAGGTGTTGCAGGCGCGTTACCAGGCGAGCTGA
- a CDS encoding TetR/AcrR family transcriptional regulator, with amino-acid sequence MTGAIDEVTPKQLPVTARGRRSRQALLDAAKVVFARDGFAEARITDIADTAKVAHGSFYTYFSSKEEVFVALLRELEDELRSPGAAGTADEHGKQHEPYESILRANTVYLDAYHRNREIMIVWEQVATLNAEVEDLRRAASDRFAARIEAAVRHWQGTGVADPALDAACAAVALTGMVSNFVYRLSARRGKFDLESSARQLSLLWANALGVRVPEHRV; translated from the coding sequence ATGACTGGGGCCATCGACGAGGTCACGCCGAAGCAGCTGCCGGTGACCGCTCGGGGGCGGCGCAGCCGGCAGGCGCTGCTGGACGCCGCAAAGGTCGTCTTCGCGCGGGATGGCTTCGCCGAAGCGCGCATCACCGACATCGCCGACACCGCCAAGGTCGCGCACGGTTCGTTCTACACCTACTTCTCCTCCAAGGAGGAGGTTTTCGTGGCGTTGCTGCGTGAGCTGGAGGACGAGCTGCGCAGTCCCGGCGCCGCCGGCACCGCTGACGAGCACGGCAAGCAGCACGAGCCGTACGAGTCGATCCTGCGCGCGAACACGGTCTACCTCGACGCCTACCACCGCAACCGCGAGATCATGATCGTGTGGGAGCAGGTCGCCACCCTCAACGCGGAGGTCGAGGATCTGCGCCGCGCGGCGAGCGATCGCTTCGCGGCCAGGATCGAGGCGGCGGTGCGGCACTGGCAGGGGACGGGGGTCGCGGACCCGGCTCTGGACGCGGCCTGCGCGGCGGTCGCCCTCACCGGCATGGTCAGCAACTTCGTGTACCGCCTGTCCGCCCGTCGAGGGAAGTTCGACCTGGAGTCCTCGGCGCGGCAGCTGTCCCTGTTGTGGGCGAACGCGCTGGGCGTGCGGGTGCCGGAACACCGCGTCTGA
- a CDS encoding alpha/beta hydrolase: MWQKTLRRLAVLAAAIAMVFGSVPASAAPAPFSGWNVRVSPVDGNDQVLHLTFDSPLLQRRITNTVYLPDSYRDTGTKLPVMYVLHGTVLSPLDNCALNAVTSQETLVRMIGCGGGYLQNNLYDIPSQLSRMSFVAVAPDTDPAGSVCQTCMWVDGRSDLLPNIQPLTARDLPADSFLHQELYPLVESIFNVRGDRGGRGVMGFSMGGWAAALQGMIHPDAYSYIGYVSGGYDIKEPELQTTIIEPVGYFRDQGYTTSLTDPVWWAQFNPRDIATNIKGTDIAFLLSSGDACLNPLELLNAPECQGDFSPVRSPSGTLLEQELSLNRTIAVDDLTAKGIPFRTVQTPGTHGANNARIFASEVVPGANAKFATPTATPQTFSYRTAIPRFSIWDYQVRVARGTDGFLDLTGARTDGRALTITGAGNVDIATPAAFTPGQTYTIHATHQAVTTTREATADPGGRLHFALDAGTGEFGTTRAAAPGTTTLTIT, translated from the coding sequence ATGTGGCAAAAGACCCTCCGGCGGCTCGCTGTGCTCGCAGCCGCCATCGCGATGGTGTTCGGTTCGGTGCCGGCGTCCGCGGCGCCCGCGCCGTTTTCCGGGTGGAACGTGCGGGTCTCTCCTGTCGACGGCAACGACCAGGTGCTGCACTTGACCTTCGACAGTCCGCTCCTGCAGCGACGCATCACCAACACGGTCTATCTTCCGGACAGTTATCGTGACACCGGCACGAAGCTGCCGGTGATGTACGTCCTCCATGGCACCGTCTTGTCTCCTTTGGACAACTGCGCGCTCAATGCGGTCACCTCGCAGGAGACGTTGGTGCGGATGATCGGATGCGGTGGCGGGTACCTGCAGAACAACCTGTACGACATCCCGTCACAGCTGAGCCGGATGAGTTTCGTCGCCGTCGCACCGGATACCGACCCCGCCGGGTCGGTCTGCCAGACCTGCATGTGGGTCGACGGCCGCTCCGACCTGCTTCCGAACATCCAGCCGCTGACGGCGCGCGACCTGCCCGCGGACTCGTTCCTGCACCAGGAGCTGTACCCTCTGGTGGAGAGCATCTTCAACGTGCGGGGCGACCGCGGTGGCCGCGGTGTCATGGGCTTCTCCATGGGCGGCTGGGCCGCCGCGCTGCAGGGCATGATCCACCCCGACGCGTACTCCTACATCGGCTACGTCAGCGGCGGCTACGACATCAAGGAACCGGAACTGCAGACCACGATCATCGAGCCTGTCGGCTACTTCCGGGATCAGGGTTACACCACGAGTCTCACGGATCCGGTCTGGTGGGCCCAGTTCAATCCGCGTGACATCGCCACCAACATCAAAGGAACCGATATCGCGTTCCTCCTCAGTAGCGGCGATGCCTGCCTGAATCCGCTGGAATTACTGAACGCCCCGGAATGCCAAGGCGATTTCTCGCCGGTACGCTCGCCATCGGGAACCCTGCTGGAACAGGAGCTCAGCCTCAATCGCACCATCGCCGTCGATGACCTCACAGCAAAGGGAATCCCGTTCCGGACCGTCCAGACCCCGGGTACGCACGGAGCGAACAACGCCAGGATCTTTGCCAGCGAGGTAGTTCCCGGCGCCAACGCGAAGTTCGCGACGCCCACTGCCACACCCCAGACGTTCTCCTACCGGACCGCGATCCCGCGATTTTCGATCTGGGACTACCAAGTCCGGGTGGCTCGCGGCACTGACGGTTTCCTCGATCTCACCGGCGCCCGCACAGACGGCCGTGCGCTGACGATCACCGGTGCGGGCAACGTCGACATCGCCACGCCCGCCGCGTTCACGCCCGGCCAGACCTACACGATCCATGCCACGCACCAGGCGGTCACGACCACCCGGGAGGCCACCGCCGACCCGGGGGGCCGGCTGCACTTCGCACTCGATGCCGGCACGGGCGAATTCGGGACCACCAGGGCAGCGGCACCCGGCACGACGACACTCACCATCACCTGA
- a CDS encoding TIGR03617 family F420-dependent LLM class oxidoreductase, with translation MKVDLYLYRARLDEMAARARQADAGFDGLFVAESVGDPFQALAIASQHLHRGVLGTSIALAFPRSPMLTAVSAWDLQRASRGRFVLGLGSQVRKHIERRFSSAFTPPMPRLREYVRTVRHIWGAFAGEHPLDFHGEYYTLDYLPPGMNPGPLEFPKPQVYLAALGPAMFEAAGDVADGAFIHPIHTHTYLREVAEPAIARGLAKTGRDRADFALSVTTLCIVDEDTGDAEREAVRRQFAFYASTPAYRPVLDLHGWGALGESLRQKVRQGEHDTMAQLVPDEILDAFCVVAPTWQGAIKVAREKYAGVADRVMFQSTPPLATA, from the coding sequence CTACCTCTACCGTGCCCGTCTCGACGAGATGGCGGCGCGGGCACGCCAGGCCGATGCCGGCTTCGACGGGCTGTTCGTGGCCGAATCGGTCGGCGATCCTTTCCAGGCGCTCGCGATCGCTTCACAGCATCTGCACCGTGGTGTACTCGGCACCTCGATCGCGCTGGCGTTTCCGCGCAGTCCGATGCTGACCGCGGTGTCGGCCTGGGACCTGCAGCGCGCCAGCAGGGGCCGGTTCGTGCTCGGACTCGGGTCGCAGGTTCGCAAGCACATCGAACGGCGATTTTCCAGCGCCTTCACCCCTCCCATGCCGCGTCTGCGCGAGTACGTCCGTACGGTTCGGCACATCTGGGGCGCGTTCGCCGGTGAGCACCCGCTCGACTTCCACGGCGAGTACTACACGCTCGACTACCTGCCTCCCGGGATGAACCCCGGTCCGCTGGAGTTCCCGAAACCGCAGGTGTATCTGGCCGCGCTCGGGCCGGCGATGTTCGAGGCCGCCGGTGACGTCGCCGACGGCGCGTTCATCCACCCGATCCACACGCACACCTACCTTCGGGAGGTCGCCGAACCCGCGATCGCGCGCGGGCTCGCGAAAACGGGCCGGGACCGCGCCGATTTCGCCCTTTCCGTCACCACACTGTGCATTGTGGACGAAGACACCGGGGATGCCGAACGCGAAGCGGTCCGCCGCCAGTTCGCTTTCTACGCGTCGACTCCCGCCTACCGGCCTGTCCTCGACCTGCACGGCTGGGGCGCACTCGGCGAAAGCCTGCGGCAGAAGGTCCGCCAGGGCGAGCACGACACGATGGCACAGCTGGTTCCCGACGAGATCCTCGACGCCTTCTGCGTTGTCGCGCCCACCTGGCAAGGCGCGATCAAAGTCGCACGGGAGAAGTACGCCGGGGTGGCAGACCGAGTCATGTTCCAGAGCACGCCCCCACTTGCCACCGCCTGA